The Fundulus heteroclitus isolate FHET01 unplaced genomic scaffold, MU-UCD_Fhet_4.1 scaffold_63, whole genome shotgun sequence region ACCGGCAAAGTGGAGGACCAAACCCAGATCCAAGGTACGAAAAGCAGTTCATCAGAGATCCAGATGAAAACTGGGTCATTTCATGCTATGATTGAActgctggacttcttttcttccaggacttcCAGCTCCAACAACAAGGTCTCCACCATCAGCAGCACCTTCAGGTCCTgatccagcagcagcttctgtCCCTCCTCAGCTGCCAGTGAAGCTGCCAGTGTCCTTCCAGTCTGAGTGCAGGGTGAAGCTGCTCTGCCTGCTCTACACAGTGCTGATAGTCAAGAGTCTGGTGTACTGCTGTGGACTCTCTCTGCTGATGATGCTCACAAACCAGGGACCGTCCACCACCTGAACACACGCTGACTCTCTGCTTTCTCTCCAGCTTTCAGCACCATCACATCTCAGCAATTTATCACATTCATCACTTTGATCAGTATTAACAATGTTATCAGGGACAGACTGAATGTaaagtttggtttcattttgatgcattttattgtgattaatttcttcttgcttttaatttttcataCATTATAAGCACAGTTTTGTAAGTTCTGCGCATTTATTAATTCAGTATTTTAgggaatacaaaaaaatatacccTATGTgtaattttctctcttttacatcaacaacatttaaattatgTGAATGTAATGAAACGTAAATGagaataaaacagcttttttccaaCACCAACATGTCTCTtattaatataaagtctgtgTAAAGCGTCAGTAGAGAGTTGGTGATCCAGCAGATTCAGCTGGATGTTCTCTGATCATTTAGTTTTTGTCTGAATCATCTCACAGTGAGAATATAAACCTCTACGCTGATGACACTGTTGTTTCCACACatgaacaaacagcagagaGAGCTGCTTTGAAGCTCCGGCTGCTAAAAACAAGCATCCAGAGGTTTGATAATCAGGACTGAAGTCTGAATGTTGGCTTCATGAGGGCCGTGTTCATCAGGAGCTGAAGTAGTTTCATCAGCTGGAGCTCAGGGAGTCAGAGGGATTCAACAGGAGAACACTGAGGATTAATGATGATGGTTCTGGAAATGAACTCCCGAGGCCTTCACATTACAATCAGTTAGCTGtaacattaatttaaataaaaacagatgaaatGTTTCCAGGAAGCAGAAACAAACCACAGAGACAGAGGGCAGATGATGAGTTTGTAGAGCAGCAGATATGAATCTGTTCTCAGTGGTTATTAGAGCAGAACAAACTGCTGACAGCCAATCAGACTTCATTTCCTGTAGCTGTGTTGGTTTGTTCTCTGCAGTCTTCACactgttagctgtggcttttCACTTTAATAACACAATGACAGTTACAAGCATCGGCTGAGCTGAGAGAATCAGTCCAGGAAGCACCTGTGTTCTTCATCAGGGAGAGAAACAGTTCAGACCCTGAACTCAGAGCTGATCAGACTGAAAACAGCTCAATCTGTTTAATGACACAAATAAATGCTGATAATGATAATTAAAACTTTGTCCATCAGTGAAAAACCTGCATCTAAAGTTTGATCAGACCTGTCTGTATTTTCCCATGGTGCAACAGGAGAGAAAGACTCACAAACCACCGACACAAACAAGTCTGTTGTTGTGTTCCTCTGAAgaccacagcagaaccagacggCCATGTTGGTTCTGCTCCGTTCTCATTGTTTCAGTCACTGATGGCTGAATAAAAACCTCCTGCAGAGTCATCAGAGGAGTCTGGACGTCTCAGTCAGAGCTGATCTTTGGTTTAGTTCACTTCAAACTGGTTTGGTCTCTGTGGAtctgctctccactggtttCCATCAGAATAATCACACAAAGTCTTCAGAGTCACTGCTGACAGCTTTAGTTCTTCAGCTGCTCTCATGTTTAGTGGAGTCCCTCAGGGCTGAGTCCTCGGCCCTGTTATCTACCATGTCAGCCCTGTGTCTTAGCATCGTTCCACTGATGACTCTGTTCTATGTCTCATTAGAACTGAAATCAGAACAATCTGGGTTCTCTGTTCCTCTGCCTTATTCCCATTAAGAACCAGATGGCTTCTTATTTCCTAGAACTAAACCCAGATCAGACTGAAGTCTATTCTAGTGGACCTGGTGGTTGTCTAACAGAGTCACCGTCACACCTTAACCAACAAAAAGCTCTAAGATGGAAACTTGGCAAATGTTTCTGATCAGTAGCTGAACTTTAACCAGAACATTAAGGTTCTAGTTCAGTCCTGTTGTTCATGGGTCTCCTCTCATTACACAACTTCATGTAAGCTTCTGCTGATTATTTAAAATCCTAAATGGTCTGTCTCTGTTTTACACGTCAGAACTCTGAACCAGTAATTCTGGACCTCGCCTCTCTCAGATCAGAGACTCAGCTGATGACTGAAGACCTGCGATTCAGACTTAGAACACAGAGAACtaggtttttactgttttagctTCTTAATCTGTGTGattggaattctaaacaataataactgacttcccagaGTTACTGAATAAGGAGACGgtggtgatgaagttccagcacttttattgagaaacagagcagagatcacatagatggaaagtaatcacaccccacggtcccgctgcagtctgcgtctgccctgtctctgaaTATCTTCTTTCTAAATACTCCACAGCAGGCCGCAGTTAGACCAAACAGAgccagtctatcctagacaatcagTATTCTGCATAGTAACACACAAGCATTGACCTTGCAATCAGCAGTGGATCtcatacacagccatcatgtctgcAAGCCTCCATGTCCGAGTGCgggaggccatagtgacttcagaataaaacTCCTTTAACAATCTGCAAATTATTAATCAATTTTCTACAAacgtttttaataaaaatgagtCTCCAGCTTCCTGTCATTGATGCTTTAaaactaaacaataaaaatgtgtatttgaTAAAAGTCTTTGATTCAGACGGTTCTGTGAAACTGAGCTGATTGTCCTTTAATCGATTCTCAGCATGTTGCTCATCAGCTGCAGTGTGTGATGAAATATGTTGGACAAAGACTCAGAGTTAGATGGAGCATTgaagaacaaacacaaacagtttATGAGGTcattttatccacaaaaaggttttaataaaaacaggagTGATTGTCCACAAAGTTGTgttacaatgaaataaaaaagaccaaactgATGACAACAAACCATCAAATCTGGAGCTGACAGAAAATAATCAGAGAGGATCTAAATGTAAAGTTACTAGAACACAGATTACAGTCAGGACAGAAATATGTCATCATCTGGATGGAAATCCTTACAGGAACTCTGTGAAGCTGCAATAAAAAGATTGACTTAATGTGCGACTTCAAGACGTCAGAAGAAGCTTTAAAAGCAGCAATCAGCAACGAGCAGAGGAAGAAAAGCTGGAGAGAAAGCAGAGAGTCAGCTCTGTGTGTTCAGGTGGTGGACGGTCCCTGGTTTGTGAGCATCATCAGCAGAGAGAGTCCACAGCAGTACACCAGACTCTTGACTATCAGCACTGTGTAGAGCAGGCAGAGCAGCTTCACCCTGCACTCAGACTGGAAGGACACtggcagacacacacagacacacacacctcagAAATCTACAAACACAGCTTGTGATGAGCTGAAGCTGATCATGGATTTGTCAGCAGGTGATCTTACAGTCAGCttgctgcagagctgccagGTCTGGTCTCTCTGGAGGACAGGAGGCTGGAGCTGGAAGCTCTGAAAGAGAAAAGGAGTCAAAGCTTTGGAGCTGCAGGGACAAATGTGCGtcctctgctcctctgctgTCTCTGACAGCGTCTCCACATCAAGCTGCTGAACACAGTCACCAAGCCTTCATTACCTTGCAGGCTGTGGGCCTTCACTGGGCCCCCCTCATGCTTGACAGAGCAGAGGTATTTCTGGGGGACGTTAAGGTCCAGATCCAGCAGTCTGATGGAGGCGCTGCGTCCCGACTCTCTGAGCTCCAGCTGCTCTCCCTCTCCCACATCCTCCAGACCACCGTCCTCCTTCTGTCTTTGCCAGGAGATGTGGACCAGAGGAGGAAACATGCCTGAGGCCAGACACAGCAGGTAGCTCTTCCCCTCCAGGTGGGCTCTGGATGCTGCTGGGTACACGCTCACCACGGGCTTCACTGGCAGCACATCTGAAGGTTGACAGCAGCAACAAGCAGCAcagacacacattcacacagtcAGCAGCAGCTTGCAGCTCTGCATTCAGTCTGATCCTGCAAACTCCATGGACTCTGATCCCTGAACTACTCATCAATGCAGCCCAGAGTTACCTGCAGACTCTGGATTCACCTTCACATCAGACACTGACTCATGGCAGCTTCACCACAGCTTCTTCTCTCAGAGCAACTGGGCTCTGACTGGAGGACATTTCTGGCTCCTCTCCCACCTCCACTTACTTCactggaggaggaagaaaagctGCTTTCACCAGAAATGCCCCACACACACATCCAGCCTCCAGTTTCTGTTCTGCTCAGACTTCTTCTCCACAATCTTCATGGTTCTGATGTTGTTTTCTCTCAGCGGAGCCTGCTGGGCCGTTTGGAGGTCAGCTGGAAGCTCAGTAACCAGCAGATATTGTCCCTGGAGGAACTCTGCTCTCTTCTGGGGCTTAACAGAGGAGCCATCTTGGAGCCTGAAAGCTGCTGCTTTGagtccagcttcctcctgcctCATgctgatgtgcccctgggcaaggcagtGAGGCCCTGGCTGCGTAGCGCCCTGCCCTGCGTAGCGGTGACTGAATGTGTGAGACTGGCTGAACGTGGCTCTAGTTGAAGCTCTGAGTGGTCGGTATGAGCAGAAAAGCTCCACAGGAATTCAGTCCATTTGCTGTTCTCACGTCTATTTACAGTCATTTAATAAATGAGAATCTGGTTCTGATGAGGCCCGTTGGTCAGAGGAACAGAACCTTTAGAAAATCACTTTAAGCAGCTTTTAAACATGCTTCTCATTCAGGacacatttctgcattaaaatgGCTTTTATTGCTCTGATGTCATTTTCTGACCTTAATCTCGTGTTTTCATTCACTGTCAGTAGAAAATCAGCAgaattaacagaaattaaagcatttatagatttttgtctttctggtttcatcattttcacaaaataaatcagatgtTCTGATCCGACTGTTCCTCAGTACTTCAGTGTTTTTATGCGACTCTGAGCTTCACTGACATCATTAAATGATCAGAAAATGacaaattactgtttttttctttttccgtcATTCATGTTCATAACAAACATATTTAACAAGAAATAACATTTCAACATATATATTCTATTTCACATTTAGATTCTTTTTTCAAACAACACAATTATATACAAAAAACTTTAATTCTCAAACCAGAAGAAAATCCTAAATTCTCCTATAATTAATTTTTCTGCAGTAATTTAGCTTAAATTCGGCAGATTTCTGACATTTATCTGATTctaggaataaaataaatgtaaacaaatgtttcaaaaaATCAGTGATGATATCATATTTCTATTTGTTCGAGATAAAATGGTGAAATCTAAAATCTGCTCGTCCAACACGTCATTAAATACTTTCAGATCTTTGGTTTTTATCtgcagtttttctttatattcgtgtcagaaatgaagcagcagacattttataaataatttcaagattttttctcatgtttgttctttagttttattatatttctgtttgatttaatagattcaaaatatgaacaacttTGACCAACAACATTTATAGCctgagttgtttttatttatcagaaaATATCAACTCACCCGACTGAGAAATATTTctttgttatttaatgtttagaaacttttcttctttgaaatatataattttatgttaaaaagatttaaaatatgtatttaattttacccaaatttaaatatttatacttttataattgttaaaaatgtgttttatttaaatgctaaAAGGAAAAACTTTAACATGAAATCATCCGTCTCATTCTGTCATTAATGACgatcaaatataaaatattaattaaaataccATCTTCATCATTTCTCagtaaatatttcagctttcaaACACGTTGActctaaataatatttttctctctgtgaCAGAAATGAGAGAGAAAAGGCGTCAGAGGAAAGAAGCTGTGCAGTAAACGGGCCGGGCTCCGGGTTCTGACCCAGAACGGCTGCATCCAGGAGCCACAGGGTGAGAACGTGGTGCCGCTGCTCTCCCCACTGATCCACCCTGCAGCCTCACTgaacactgtttaaaagcagcagaagaaaatCCTTTGATTCATGGCAGCAAAATGCTTCTGTTGCTCCACTCTGAACttaaaaccagaaccagaacctttggACCTTTGGACTCATTTTCAGCAGATTTCATCTCTGCTGATCAGAAACATTCAGGATTTATTACCAAGAAACTTTACAACCTTTAGAAACTTAAATGTTTGATTCATTCAGAGAGATTTTTGATCCTTTTGTGTCTAAATTATATTTGCATTTGATGCATTTTCAGCACATTAAAcaggaatatttaaaaaaaattaataagtaGTTTAAAATCCTGAAGCAGCAGAAAgtgatttaaagacattttaacttcgataataaaacaataaatgttgtTCTTACCTGATACAAACAGTTTGGTTCCAGAACCAAACTGGAAGTCATAGTTACTGCCCCCACAGTGAGAAGGACTGATACAAAaacctttctgctgtttttcagtctgattatcttcagtttttctctctCAGCTTCATGTAACACTGAGTTTTAGCTGTTAGTAAATGTTTAAAGAAGATTTTACACTAATTAGACTTTTATCAGCAATATTAGCAGATATTACAGAGTCAGAGTTACTGAAGGTTTTCAAATATTATTCTCTAATATTATTGAAAATACAAAAGTTATATCATTACAAAGTTCAGAGACTTTTCACATGTTTCTCCTAAATTCTTGATGTTTTCATGGTGAATTCTCTCCTAATGATAAAAACTAACATGTAAATGCTGAAGCAGCAGAAAGTGACTTTAAACACATGTGAACTTGTCCaatcaaacaataaatgttGGTTCTTACCTGTTCCATCCAGCTGCTTCCAGAAGCACAGATGGTAGCAGTATCCTCCACACAGGGACAAAGACTGCTACCAGAAGCCGTCTGCTGCTGAATGGCTCGGCTGAGGAGAAGCAGTCCAGATGATGAAGCAGGATCAGCTTTCAGCTCCATCATGTCTTTCTCTAATGTTCACATCAACATGACcgtctcttcttctcttttctttcagcCACACTAGCAGCATGGTTCTGATGCTGATGTCAGTCAGTGGCTCGCTCCACTACTTTAGTCCACATGGACTGGATCTGGGAGTTAGT contains the following coding sequences:
- the LOC118561432 gene encoding immunoglobulin kappa light chain-like, whose product is MLFLPAAALCCLCSALTAMAAQLLQEDLSLTRREGQSVSFSCGGTHQCYYNDETYWYQKKENETFKIIFRFYKSSCEILKQYDHPEKDDFSSERIQNGCALKIDKVKLDHSASYYCSCVVNYDFQFGSGTKLFVSDVLPVKPVVSVYPAASRAHLEGKSYLLCLASGMFPPLVHISWQRQKEDGGLEDVGEGEQLELRESGRSASIRLLDLDLNVPQKYLCSVKHEGGPVKAHSLQELPAPASCPPERPDLAALQQADLSFQSECRVKLLCLLYTVLIVKSLVYCCGLSLLMMLTNQGPSTT